One Solibacillus isronensis genomic region harbors:
- a CDS encoding Na(+)/H(+) antiporter subunit C, whose amino-acid sequence MESLMIVLVGILVAVATYLILSRSVIRVIVGTAILSHAVHLLLLTVGGLKKGSVPLLGQAAAPYTDALPQALILTAIVISFAVTAFLLVLAYRMYLMNGTDDLGELGGSSDE is encoded by the coding sequence ATGGAATCATTAATGATTGTACTTGTCGGCATTCTAGTCGCAGTCGCTACTTATTTAATCCTCTCTCGTAGTGTCATACGCGTGATTGTCGGCACCGCCATTTTATCTCATGCCGTTCACCTATTGTTATTGACGGTCGGCGGGTTGAAGAAGGGGAGTGTGCCGTTATTAGGTCAAGCGGCCGCACCATATACCGACGCTTTGCCACAAGCATTGATCTTAACAGCAATCGTTATTAGCTTTGCTGTTACGGCATTTTTACTTGTGCTGGCTTATCGGATGTATTTAATGAACGGAACCGATGATCTAGGGGAACTTGGAGGGTCATCAGATGAATAA